A stretch of the Salvelinus fontinalis isolate EN_2023a chromosome 22, ASM2944872v1, whole genome shotgun sequence genome encodes the following:
- the LOC129819454 gene encoding uncharacterized protein LOC129819454: MPGCFSRLAERVRGRRRPTASTGCSNSFVACFSCLFLFCRVSDRRQVDSDSDFEEETTVLDEVQFDVILDDVPDVPQLPVLLDVQNAAIILEDVPDVQIILEEATGNWQLTPIRFSPLYCGPVVIRNNAGPVVKAWRTFQFISPIITYMRGGSQQVVVRMHHVSRVRGLETQLVWAISKETARLNPEGIPYCATKVQSITWIQRVAGRVTHYASHLRHETSVDMTLGCYQQTDVSVVYATLHMGLDGLLSSSASSEAASFSTPTTQQFSTDPEPEGHNCYEGWEEDLLPEEREVPLLNLYLTTKRVEDIALRLVSLRQAFTTLLGSTLSRNHLFVAGKVLLGALVQANHMDKSKFIRTYNDFVDYLSDPSKRNDIERELAEAKIHHVNMIDVLFELVLFGLMTAQKSLMVHPGGFVERLYALLYSFLPTAANMEPEADRYLLLLNDSCDTLPPNRDLDTNALHYFALNLTFLNKISCRSKTFLFPSFHLFDFMTISSS, encoded by the exons ATGCCTGGGTGCTTTTCAAGACTGGCGGAGAGAGTGCGTGGACGTCGGCGGCCTACTGCGTCGACAGGTTGTTCAAATTCATTTGTGGCTTGTTTTTCTTGTCTTTTTCTGTTTTGCAGGGTTAGTGATCGTCGACAGGTGGACAGCGACAGCGACTTCGAAGAGG AAACAACTGTCCTGGATGAGGTCCAGTTCGATGTGATATTGGATGATGTGCCAGATGTTCCACAGCTGCCAGTCCTCCTTGATGTCCAGAATGCTGCTATCATCCTTGAGGATGTGCCAGATGTGCAGATTATCCTTGAG GAGGCCACTGGCAATTGGCAGTTGACTCCGATTAGGTTCAGCCCCCTGTACTGTGGGCCTGTTGTGATCAGG AACAATGCCGGTCCGGTGGTTAAAGCTTGGAGAACTTTCCAGTTCATCAGCCCCATCATCACCTACATGCGTGGGGGATCCCAG caggtggtggtgaggatgcaccacGTGAGTAGGGTGAGAGGCCTGGAGACTCAACTGGTGTGGGCCATCTCCAAGGAGACAGCCAGGCTTAATCCAGAGGGCATCCCCTACTGTGCCACCAAAGTGCAGTCCATCACTTGGATCCAG cgtGTGGCTGGCAGGGTGACCCACTATGCGTCTCACCTCCGCCACGAGACTTCTGTGGACATGACGCTTGGCTGCTACCAG cagactgatgtcTCAGTGGTGTACGCCACTCTCCACATGGGGCTGGACGGGCTTCTCTCCTCTTCAGCGTCGTCGGAGGCTGCCTCCTTCTCTACGCCCACCACTCAGCAGTTCAGCACTGACCCAGAGCCTGAGGGCCACAACTGCTATGAG GGCTGGGAGGAGGACCTGctgcctgaggagagggaggttccTCTGCTAAA CCTCTACCTTACCACCAAGAGAGTGGAGGACATCGCCCTGAGGCTCGTCTCCCTGCGCCAGGCCTTCACT ACCCTGCTTGGTTCCACCCTGAGCAGGAACCATCTGTTTGTGGCGGGAAAGGTCCTCCTGGGTGCACTGGTTCAGGCCAACCACATG GACAAGTCCAAGTTCATCCGTACCTATAACGACTTTGTGGACTACCTGAGTGACCCCTCCAAGCGGAATGACATTGAGAGGGAGCTGGCTGAGGCAAAG ATCCATCATGTGAACATGATAGATGTCCTCTTTGAGCTGGTGCTGTTTGGGTTAATGACAGCTCAGAAGTCCCTGATGGTG CACCCTGGTGGGTTCGTGGAGCGTCTGTACGCTCTCCTGTACTCCTTCCTGCCCACTGCTGCCAACATGGAGCCAGAGGCAGACAGATACCTGCTGCTGCTCAAT GATTCTTGTGACACTTTGCCACCCAACAGGGATCTAGACACCAATGCACTACATTACTTTGCACTGAATttgacatttttaaataaaataagttGCCGTTCAAAAACATTTTTGTTTCCGTCTTTTCATCTATTTGATTTTATGACCATTTCCTCTTCCTAG